From one Streptomyces sp. Q6 genomic stretch:
- a CDS encoding DUF3097 domain-containing protein, producing MLPPVSRHPSHEGPSDPQRRAYGHADLTPPWKRNKPVPEVPAEPDLVVEEVTTGYCGAVVRVEKTAQGPTVTLEDRFGKQRVFPMEPRGFLLEGKVVTLVRPAAVAPAPVRPTRTASGSVALPGARARVARAGRIYVEGKHDAELIERVWGDDLRIEGVAVEFLEGVDDLPAIVSAFAPGPDARLGVLVDHLVPGTKEWKIARSVTSEHALVVGHPYIDIWEAVKPSSVGIESWPRIPHGQDWKTGVCRALGWRVANTGEAWQHILSRVRSYKDLEPELLGRVEELIDFVTA from the coding sequence ATGCTCCCACCCGTCTCCCGCCACCCCTCCCACGAGGGTCCTTCGGACCCGCAGCGCCGTGCGTACGGCCACGCCGACCTCACGCCCCCCTGGAAGCGGAACAAGCCGGTGCCCGAGGTACCGGCCGAGCCGGATCTCGTGGTCGAGGAGGTCACCACCGGGTACTGCGGCGCGGTCGTCCGCGTCGAGAAGACGGCGCAGGGTCCGACGGTGACCCTGGAGGACCGCTTCGGCAAGCAGCGCGTCTTCCCGATGGAGCCGCGCGGCTTCCTCCTGGAGGGCAAGGTCGTCACGCTGGTGCGGCCCGCCGCCGTGGCGCCCGCGCCGGTCCGCCCGACCCGTACGGCCTCGGGTTCGGTGGCGCTCCCCGGGGCCCGTGCGCGCGTGGCGCGGGCCGGCCGCATCTACGTCGAGGGCAAGCACGACGCGGAGCTCATCGAGCGGGTGTGGGGCGACGACCTGCGCATCGAGGGTGTGGCGGTGGAGTTCCTGGAAGGCGTCGACGACCTTCCGGCGATCGTGTCCGCGTTCGCGCCCGGACCCGACGCCCGCCTCGGTGTCCTGGTCGACCATCTGGTGCCCGGCACCAAGGAATGGAAGATCGCCCGGTCGGTGACGAGCGAGCACGCCCTGGTCGTGGGCCACCCGTACATCGACATCTGGGAGGCGGTGAAGCCGTCCTCGGTGGGTATCGAGTCCTGGCCGCGGATTCCGCACGGCCAGGACTGGAAGACGGGCGTGTGCCGGGCGCTCGGCTGGCGTGTGGCGAACACCGGCGAGGCGTGGCAGCACATCCTGTCCCGGGTCAGGTCCTACAAGGACCTGGAGCCCGAACTCCTGGGCCGGGTCGAGGAACTGATCGACTTCGTCACCGCGTAG
- the hrcA gene encoding heat-inducible transcriptional repressor HrcA, whose translation MLSERRLEVLRAIVQDYVGTEEPVGSKALTERHRLGVSPATVRNDMAALEDEGYIAQPHTSAGRIPTDKGYRLFVDKLTNVKPMTAPERRAVQNFLEGAVDLDDVVGRTVRLLAQLTRQVAIVQYPSLTRSTVRHVELLSLAPARVMLVLITDTGRVEQRMIDCPAPFGESSLADLRARLNSRIAGRRFADVPQLVQDLPEAFEAEDRGTVSTVLSTLLETLVEESEERLMIGGTANLTRFGHDFPLTIRPVLEALEEQVVLLKLLGEVGDSGMAVRIGHENAHEGLNSTSVVSVGYGSGGEAVAKLGVVGPTRMDYPGTMGAVRAVARYVGQILAES comes from the coding sequence ATGCTCAGTGAACGCAGGCTCGAAGTGCTGCGCGCCATCGTCCAGGACTATGTCGGAACCGAGGAGCCGGTGGGCTCCAAGGCGCTCACCGAGCGGCACCGCCTCGGCGTCTCGCCGGCGACGGTGCGCAACGACATGGCCGCCCTGGAGGACGAGGGATACATCGCCCAGCCGCACACCAGTGCCGGGCGCATCCCCACCGACAAGGGGTACCGCCTCTTCGTCGACAAGCTCACGAACGTCAAGCCGATGACCGCCCCGGAGCGCCGGGCCGTCCAGAACTTCCTGGAGGGCGCGGTCGACCTGGACGATGTCGTCGGGCGGACCGTGCGGCTGCTCGCGCAGCTCACCCGCCAGGTCGCGATCGTCCAGTACCCGTCGCTGACCCGGTCCACCGTGCGCCACGTCGAGCTGCTCTCGCTGGCGCCCGCCCGCGTGATGCTCGTGCTGATCACGGACACCGGGCGCGTCGAGCAGCGGATGATCGACTGCCCGGCGCCGTTCGGCGAATCGTCTCTGGCGGATCTGCGCGCCCGGCTCAACAGCCGGATCGCGGGCCGCCGCTTCGCCGACGTACCGCAGCTGGTGCAGGATCTGCCGGAGGCCTTCGAGGCGGAGGACCGCGGCACGGTCTCGACGGTGCTCTCCACTCTTCTGGAGACGCTCGTCGAGGAGTCCGAGGAACGGCTGATGATCGGCGGCACCGCCAATCTCACCCGCTTCGGACATGACTTTCCCCTCACTATCCGACCCGTTCTCGAAGCCCTTGAGGAGCAGGTCGTGCTCCTCAAGTTGCTTGGTGAGGTGGGGGATTCGGGCATGGCCGTACGGATCGGTCACGAGAACGCCCATGAGGGGCTCAACTCCACGTCCGTCGTGTCGGTCGGCTACGGTTCGGGCGGCGAGGCAGTCGCCAAGCTCGGCGTGGTCGGACCGACCCGCATGGATTACCCGGGAACGATGGGAGCAGTACGCGCAGTGGCACGTTACGTCGGACAGATCCTGGCGGAGTCGTAA
- a CDS encoding MBL fold metallo-hydrolase, which yields MERGERIDWTAAGWEELAPRVGRVRLPGWDCTTGLVVGDGAALLIDTGSSLREGSRLRADVRRLLTPHGRVTHIALTHPHFDHVFGTAAFAGVEVYGAVGVDAVFAHGADALRSDAVGHGLDEDLAGEASDLLVTPHHRVCGEWTLDLGGGLQVLLANVGPAHSGHDLAVLVPGIAGAPEIVFCGDLVEESGEPQAGSDAAPRQWPAALDRLVALGGEDAVYVPGHGSVVNAGFVREQRATLAARFGVS from the coding sequence ATGGAACGTGGTGAACGCATCGACTGGACGGCGGCGGGCTGGGAAGAGCTGGCGCCACGCGTGGGGCGGGTCAGGCTGCCCGGCTGGGACTGCACGACCGGCCTCGTCGTGGGGGACGGCGCGGCCCTGCTGATCGACACCGGATCCTCACTGCGTGAAGGCTCCCGGCTGCGCGCGGACGTCCGGCGCCTCCTGACGCCACACGGGAGAGTGACGCACATCGCTCTCACCCATCCGCACTTCGACCACGTCTTCGGCACGGCCGCGTTCGCGGGCGTCGAGGTGTACGGGGCCGTGGGCGTCGACGCCGTCTTCGCGCACGGCGCCGACGCGCTGCGCTCCGACGCCGTGGGGCACGGTCTGGACGAGGACCTGGCGGGCGAGGCGAGCGACCTGCTGGTCACGCCGCACCACCGGGTGTGCGGGGAGTGGACGCTCGACCTGGGCGGCGGCCTCCAGGTGCTGCTCGCGAACGTCGGCCCGGCGCACAGCGGCCACGACCTCGCGGTGCTCGTGCCGGGCATCGCCGGTGCCCCGGAGATCGTCTTCTGCGGCGATCTCGTCGAGGAGTCCGGGGAGCCGCAGGCGGGCTCGGACGCGGCGCCCCGGCAGTGGCCCGCGGCGCTCGACCGGCTCGTCGCGCTCGGCGGCGAGGACGCGGTCTACGTCCCCGGGCACGGATCCGTGGTGAATGCGGGTTTTGTCCGCGAGCAGCGCGCCACACTGGCGGCCCGCTTCGGCGTGTCCTAG
- the dnaJ gene encoding molecular chaperone DnaJ, whose amino-acid sequence MATDYYAVLGVRRDASQDEIKKAFRRLARELHPDVNPDPKTQERFKEINAAYEVLSDPQKKQVYDLGGDPLSQSGGGGAGGFGAGGFGNFSDIMDAFFGTASQRGPRSRTRRGQDAMIRLEIELDEAAFGTTKDIQVDTAVVCTTCSGEGAAPGTSAQTCDMCRGRGEVSQVTRSFLGQVMTSRPCPQCQGFGTVVPTPCPECAGDGRIRSRRTLTVKIPAGVDNGTRIQLAGEGEVGPGGGPAGDLYVEIHELPHPTFQRRGDDLHCTVTIPMTAAALGTKVPLETLDGMEEIDIRPGTQSGQSVPLHGRGVTHLRGGGRGDLIVHVEVMTPQKLDPEQERLLRELAKLRGEERPTGQFQPGQQGLFSRLKDAFNGR is encoded by the coding sequence GTGGCCACGGACTACTACGCCGTACTCGGCGTGCGCCGCGACGCTTCCCAGGACGAGATCAAGAAGGCTTTTCGGAGGCTCGCGCGCGAGCTGCACCCGGACGTGAATCCGGATCCGAAGACCCAGGAGCGGTTCAAGGAGATCAACGCCGCCTACGAGGTGCTCTCCGACCCGCAGAAGAAGCAGGTCTACGACCTCGGGGGCGACCCCCTGTCGCAGTCCGGCGGAGGCGGTGCCGGAGGCTTCGGCGCCGGTGGGTTCGGGAACTTCTCGGACATCATGGACGCGTTCTTCGGGACCGCGTCGCAGCGCGGCCCCCGGTCGCGTACGCGCCGCGGACAGGACGCCATGATCCGGCTCGAGATCGAGCTGGACGAGGCCGCCTTCGGGACCACCAAGGACATCCAGGTCGACACCGCCGTGGTCTGTACGACCTGCAGCGGCGAGGGCGCGGCCCCCGGTACCTCCGCGCAGACCTGTGACATGTGTCGCGGTCGCGGTGAGGTCTCGCAGGTCACGCGGTCCTTCCTCGGCCAGGTCATGACCTCGCGGCCGTGTCCGCAGTGCCAGGGGTTCGGCACCGTCGTGCCGACGCCCTGCCCGGAGTGCGCCGGTGACGGCCGCATCCGGTCGCGGCGGACGCTGACCGTGAAGATCCCGGCCGGTGTGGACAACGGCACGCGGATCCAGCTCGCGGGCGAGGGCGAGGTCGGCCCCGGCGGCGGCCCCGCCGGTGACCTGTACGTGGAGATCCACGAGCTGCCGCACCCGACCTTCCAGCGGCGCGGCGACGATCTGCACTGCACGGTGACGATCCCGATGACGGCGGCGGCTCTCGGTACGAAGGTGCCGCTGGAGACGCTCGACGGCATGGAGGAGATCGACATCCGGCCGGGCACGCAGTCCGGCCAGTCGGTTCCGCTGCACGGGCGCGGTGTCACACATCTGCGGGGCGGCGGCCGAGGCGACCTGATCGTGCACGTCGAGGTCATGACGCCGCAGAAGCTCGACCCCGAGCAGGAGCGGCTGCTGCGGGAGCTGGCCAAGCTGCGCGGCGAGGAGCGGCCCACCGGGCAGTTCCAGCCGGGACAGCAGGGGCTGTTCTCACGGCTGAAGGACGCGTTCAACGGGCGGTGA